From one Branchiostoma floridae strain S238N-H82 chromosome 3, Bfl_VNyyK, whole genome shotgun sequence genomic stretch:
- the LOC118411708 gene encoding carcinoembryonic antigen-related cell adhesion molecule 20-like has product MGRAATLPCTGITNVFREWQRFDADGTAVQLITLYTGGSTPDLQEKAGLNTFNLRGRFTATADDDFTATITNTRAIDDGRYQCDGSSSGGSVTHELLTYTVPVITGVAPSDTVTQAVDSSVTLRCDVTSKPTANVTWSHNGTLKNETGSVLVLSNIDYDDSGDYVCTAVNGYGTEATRTIQITVQPNAATGTGGLGTGAIVGIVLGVIAVVVIIVVLLVYFLIIKKSRMACCY; this is encoded by the exons ATGGGACGAGCCGCAACCCTGCCGTGTACAGGAATAACCAACGTCTTTAGAGAGTGGCAGCGGTTTGATGCGGATGGTACTGCGGTGCAGTTGATCACCCTGTACACAGGAGGCAGCACGCCTGATCTTCAGGAGAAAGCGGGTCTGAATACCTTCAACCTGAGAGGCAGATTCACGGCTACAGCTGATGATGACTTCACAGCAACCATCACAAACACACGGGCTATTGATGATGGGAGGTACCAGTGTGACGGGTCATCATCTGGGGGATCTGTTACTCATGAACTACTCACATACA CTGTCCCAGTAATCACAGGAGTTGCCCCATCTGACACTGTAACCCAAGCAGTGGACAGCTCGGTCACTTTACGTTGTGACGTTACCAGTAAACCTACCGCCAACGTGACCTGGTCCCATAACGGCACCTTAAAGAACGAGACAGGTTCAGTCCTCGTACTCAGTAACATTGACTACGATGACAGCGGAGACTACGTGTGCACAGCTGTCAACGGTTATGGCACTGAAGCAACAAGAACTATTCAGATTACTGTTCAGCCGAATGCCGCGACAG GTACCGGTGGTCTGGGGACTGGAGCTATCGTTGGTATCGTCCTCGGAGTGATTGCTGTTGTTGTCATCATCGTTGTTCTTCTCGTGTATTTCCTTATCATCAAGAAATCTAGGATGGCATGTTGTTATTAA